A part of Paraburkholderia azotifigens genomic DNA contains:
- the actP gene encoding cation/acetate symporter ActP, whose amino-acid sequence MKRCVRFIGLMLASCIASEAATAAETFGKVQKQPLNITAIAMFVVFVVATLGITYWSASKTKSMKDFYNAGGGISGFQNGLALAGDYMSAAALLGLTSMIFFNGYDGMLYAVSFFVAWPLLMFLFAERIRNLGQVTIADIASFRLDQQRIRTLMAFGSLTVVCFYLVVQMVGAGQLIQLLFGLQYNYAVVVVGVLMAVYVTFGGMVATTWVQIIKAVLMLFGASLLALLALSQFGFSLNDMFAQAIATHKSGAAIMLPSKLVADPFAMLSLSVGLVFGTSGLPHILMRFFTVPDAKAARKSVFVATGFIGYFFLVVTVLGTAAIVIVNRNPAFFEGGVAGGKLIGGGNMPVMHLAQAMGGDLVLGFLSAVAFATILAVVAGLTMAGTSAISHDLYAMVLKRNQADHAKEKRVSRIASVAIAGVAIVLGILFKDQNVAFLVALTFSVAASVNFPILTLSIYWKGLTTRGALMGGIAGLVSAVGLVVLSPAVWVKVLGHASPIFPYDYPAIISMTIAFFFTWIGSITDQGERAANEREQFDDQFVRAQTGLGASRAASH is encoded by the coding sequence ATGAAACGATGCGTCAGATTCATCGGCCTGATGCTCGCCTCGTGCATCGCGAGCGAGGCCGCTACCGCGGCGGAAACTTTCGGCAAGGTTCAGAAGCAGCCGCTCAACATAACGGCCATCGCGATGTTCGTCGTATTCGTCGTCGCGACGCTCGGCATCACGTATTGGTCCGCGTCGAAAACGAAGTCGATGAAGGACTTCTACAACGCGGGCGGCGGCATTTCCGGCTTTCAGAACGGACTGGCGCTGGCGGGCGACTACATGTCGGCGGCTGCGCTGCTCGGGTTGACCAGCATGATCTTCTTCAACGGCTACGACGGCATGCTGTACGCAGTGAGCTTCTTCGTCGCGTGGCCGTTGCTGATGTTCCTGTTCGCAGAGCGCATCCGCAATCTCGGGCAGGTCACGATCGCCGACATCGCGTCGTTCAGACTCGATCAGCAGAGAATACGCACGCTGATGGCGTTCGGCTCGCTGACGGTGGTGTGCTTCTATCTCGTCGTGCAGATGGTGGGCGCGGGCCAGCTGATCCAGCTTCTGTTCGGGCTGCAATACAACTACGCGGTCGTCGTTGTCGGCGTGCTGATGGCCGTGTACGTGACGTTCGGCGGAATGGTCGCGACGACGTGGGTGCAGATCATCAAGGCCGTGCTCATGCTGTTCGGCGCGAGTCTGCTTGCACTGCTCGCGCTGAGTCAGTTCGGCTTCTCGTTGAACGACATGTTCGCGCAGGCGATTGCCACGCATAAGAGCGGCGCCGCCATCATGCTGCCGAGCAAGCTCGTCGCCGATCCGTTTGCGATGCTGTCGTTGTCGGTTGGACTGGTGTTCGGCACATCGGGTCTGCCGCATATCCTGATGCGCTTTTTCACGGTGCCCGACGCGAAAGCGGCGCGCAAATCCGTGTTCGTCGCGACTGGCTTCATCGGCTATTTCTTTCTCGTCGTGACGGTGCTCGGCACGGCTGCCATCGTGATCGTGAACCGCAATCCCGCGTTCTTCGAGGGCGGCGTGGCGGGCGGCAAGCTGATCGGTGGCGGCAACATGCCCGTCATGCATCTGGCGCAAGCGATGGGCGGCGACCTCGTCTTGGGCTTCCTGTCCGCCGTCGCGTTTGCAACGATCCTCGCCGTCGTCGCGGGACTTACGATGGCAGGCACTTCGGCCATCTCGCACGACCTGTATGCGATGGTGCTCAAGCGCAATCAGGCCGATCACGCAAAGGAAAAACGCGTATCGAGAATCGCATCGGTGGCCATTGCGGGCGTCGCGATCGTGCTCGGCATTCTGTTCAAGGATCAGAACGTCGCGTTTCTCGTGGCGCTCACGTTCAGTGTGGCGGCGTCGGTGAATTTCCCGATCCTCACGCTTTCGATCTACTGGAAAGGTCTGACGACGCGTGGCGCATTGATGGGCGGCATCGCGGGGCTCGTCAGCGCCGTCGGTCTGGTCGTGCTGTCGCCCGCAGTGTGGGTGAAGGTGCTCGGGCATGCGTCCCCGATCTTTCCCTACGACTATCCCGCCATTATTTCGATGACGATCGCTTTCTTCTTCACGTGGATTGGCTCGATCACCGATCAGGGCGAACGCGCCGCGAACGAGCGCGAACAGTTCGACGACCAGTTTGTCCGCGCGCAGACGGGCCTCGGTGCGTCGCGCGCCGCCAGTCATTAG
- a CDS encoding cytochrome b — protein sequence MNDAQTQGPRAQGRFQWRDNGLGFSPITIALHWIVAALVLAIIAIEIVQWISPGAELAKVLNLLGTILFPISIYRFWARVTSWHPLPVGTPNPVEVIVSRSVATALALAMVLLPVAAWLAKSAAGQLVELPGGWFIPSPMQPDAQAAQVFDVLFRIGATPFVLGLALHIFGACKNHFVLKNDALKRMLGKRVEL from the coding sequence ATGAACGATGCTCAAACGCAAGGTCCGCGCGCACAGGGCCGGTTTCAGTGGCGTGACAACGGACTGGGTTTTTCGCCGATCACGATCGCGCTGCACTGGATCGTCGCGGCGCTGGTGCTCGCGATCATCGCGATCGAAATCGTGCAGTGGATCTCGCCTGGCGCAGAACTCGCGAAAGTGTTGAACCTGCTCGGCACGATCCTGTTCCCGATTTCGATCTATCGATTCTGGGCGCGCGTGACGTCCTGGCATCCGCTGCCCGTCGGCACGCCGAATCCCGTGGAGGTGATCGTGAGCCGCTCGGTCGCGACGGCGCTCGCGCTCGCGATGGTGCTGCTGCCCGTCGCCGCGTGGCTTGCGAAATCAGCCGCCGGTCAGCTCGTCGAGTTGCCCGGCGGCTGGTTCATCCCATCACCGATGCAACCCGATGCGCAGGCCGCACAGGTCTTCGACGTTCTCTTCAGGATCGGCGCGACGCCGTTCGTGCTTGGCCTGGCGCTGCATATCTTCGGTGCCTGCAAGAACCATTTCGTGTTGAAGAACGATGCGTTGAAACGCATGCTTGGCAAACGCGTGGAGCTTTGA
- a CDS encoding NAD(P)H-dependent flavin oxidoreductase: MNTTTTVNEFAGNAVTKLCGVRYPIFLAGMAAISGPKLVAAVANAGGMGTIGGLRLPPLALRRWLRETKELTDKPFGVNLVPSFGGPDVFEAQFQVVLQERPRMLSLFYAEHYPRMIARAKDAGMIVMVQVGSVELARQAIAHGADIITAQGSESGGHLNRGTIGLLSLLPALIDVADGRPVLAAGGITNRDDVRTVMRMGAGGVLAGTAFVACEESNAHPLYKQKIVDATVDDTEYRTGYSFGWKYGTPHRVIPNRDKWNLLRFMGGGARAIDKPKMAQKLSLYAGQGVGKIDRVMSAAERVEELAKGLADERERDADGGFEGLQLRYA, from the coding sequence ATGAACACAACAACAACGGTGAATGAGTTTGCTGGAAACGCCGTCACGAAGCTGTGCGGCGTCCGCTATCCGATCTTCCTCGCCGGCATGGCGGCGATATCCGGTCCGAAGCTGGTGGCCGCCGTCGCCAATGCTGGCGGCATGGGGACGATAGGCGGATTGCGGTTGCCGCCGCTCGCGTTGCGGCGCTGGTTACGTGAAACGAAAGAACTGACGGACAAGCCGTTCGGCGTCAATCTCGTGCCTTCGTTCGGCGGCCCGGATGTATTCGAAGCGCAGTTTCAGGTCGTGCTGCAGGAAAGGCCGCGCATGCTGTCGCTGTTCTATGCGGAGCACTATCCGCGGATGATCGCGCGCGCAAAGGATGCGGGGATGATCGTCATGGTTCAGGTCGGTTCTGTCGAGCTTGCGCGCCAGGCCATCGCTCACGGCGCCGACATCATCACCGCGCAGGGCAGCGAGAGCGGCGGGCACCTGAATCGCGGCACGATCGGACTGCTGTCGTTGCTGCCGGCGCTCATCGACGTGGCCGATGGACGCCCCGTGCTCGCGGCTGGCGGCATCACGAATCGCGATGACGTACGCACGGTGATGCGGATGGGCGCAGGCGGCGTATTGGCGGGCACGGCGTTCGTCGCGTGCGAAGAATCGAATGCGCATCCGCTGTACAAGCAAAAGATCGTCGACGCCACCGTCGACGATACCGAATACCGCACCGGCTATTCGTTCGGCTGGAAGTACGGCACGCCGCATCGCGTGATTCCGAACCGTGACAAGTGGAACCTGTTGCGCTTCATGGGCGGCGGCGCGCGTGCAATCGACAAGCCGAAGATGGCGCAAAAGCTGTCGTTGTATGCGGGGCAGGGTGTCGGCAAGATCGACCGCGTGATGTCGGCGGCCGAACGTGTCGAAGAACTGGCGAAAGGACTTGCCGACGAGCGTGAGCGGGACGCAGATGGAGGCTTTGAAGGACTGCAACTGCGCTACGCGTAG
- a CDS encoding LysR family transcriptional regulator gives MMELRHLKMFCAVAESGSFTAAAEKIHNVQSNVTMRIKELEGELNQQLFIRQKNGVMLTSAGQIFLGYAQRILQLTDESRNAMLDNASPRGLLRLGSMETTAAIRLPKVLAKYHERYPQVQLSLMTGTTAELIKAVECHRLDGAFVGGFHQSASLHQEEVFHEELVLVSGIGFESLAALASQMSGQTVLAFRTGCFYRSTLEHWFYQAGIIPGQVMELGTLDGIMSCVAAGMGVTLLPRSVVEGHGTRQSVHCHTLPPEFSHVKTVFIRNKDAIVTPALTALTDLAHAQFAVDADIGPSRADNMLASALACFDAA, from the coding sequence ATGATGGAACTGCGGCATCTGAAAATGTTTTGTGCGGTGGCCGAGTCCGGCAGCTTCACGGCAGCGGCTGAAAAAATCCACAACGTTCAGTCGAACGTCACGATGCGCATCAAGGAGCTTGAAGGAGAGCTGAATCAGCAGCTCTTCATCCGCCAGAAGAACGGCGTGATGCTCACGTCGGCCGGGCAGATCTTTCTCGGCTACGCGCAACGTATCCTCCAGTTGACGGACGAGAGCCGCAACGCGATGCTCGACAACGCGTCGCCGCGCGGACTGCTGCGGCTCGGATCGATGGAAACGACAGCGGCCATACGCCTGCCGAAAGTCCTCGCGAAGTATCACGAGCGCTATCCGCAGGTTCAGCTATCGCTGATGACGGGCACCACGGCCGAATTGATCAAGGCCGTCGAATGTCATCGGCTGGATGGCGCGTTCGTCGGCGGCTTTCATCAGAGCGCGTCGCTTCATCAGGAAGAAGTTTTTCATGAGGAGTTGGTGCTCGTCAGCGGAATCGGATTCGAATCGCTGGCCGCGCTTGCCAGCCAGATGTCCGGGCAAACCGTGCTCGCGTTCAGGACCGGCTGCTTTTATCGATCGACGCTCGAACACTGGTTCTATCAGGCGGGGATCATTCCCGGCCAGGTGATGGAGTTGGGCACGCTGGACGGCATCATGTCGTGCGTCGCAGCGGGGATGGGCGTGACGCTGTTGCCGCGATCGGTGGTGGAAGGTCACGGCACGCGGCAATCCGTGCACTGCCATACGCTGCCGCCCGAGTTCTCGCACGTGAAGACGGTGTTCATCCGCAACAAGGACGCGATCGTCACGCCCGCGTTGACTGCGCTGACCGATCTCGCGCATGCGCAGTTTGCGGTCGATGCCGACATTGGGCCGTCACGCGCTGACAACATGCTGGCTTCTGCGCTGGCTTGCTTCGACGCTGCATAA
- a CDS encoding MFS transporter, whose product MKRSIYWLMAGAAGIVVANNYYNQPLLAEFALAFHTSERQAGTVSVAAQTGYALGLLLFVPLGDKLERRSMLRTLLCGASVALAAIALSPTLNWLVAASFLTGLASVAPQLLTPFAAQLAGRQQRGEAVGIVMFGLLCGILVSRSISGSIAQHFGWRSVYWLAAAAMLVLAAVLSRTLPRAQPTYKGTYGRLMGSLWTLFREEPLIRQTSAIAALQFAAFSAFWATLAFHLRAMDTHFGSEVAGLFGLVGVVGALASTKAGKLIDQRNPRLVVLASGVIFVIAFAILAATGHTVAGLVAGVIVLDLGLQSGHVANMARNMSIKSDAMSRINTLYMTIRFAGGALGSSLGIWAWSIWQWPGVCAVGLALGCMSLLMQARPRVTREPLRE is encoded by the coding sequence TCGATCTACTGGCTCATGGCGGGCGCGGCGGGCATCGTGGTCGCGAACAACTACTACAACCAGCCCTTGCTCGCCGAGTTCGCGCTGGCGTTTCACACCAGCGAGCGGCAGGCGGGCACGGTGTCGGTTGCCGCGCAAACGGGTTATGCGCTCGGCCTGCTGCTCTTCGTGCCGCTTGGCGACAAGCTCGAACGCCGTTCGATGCTGCGCACGCTGTTATGCGGCGCGAGCGTGGCGCTCGCCGCGATTGCGCTGTCGCCGACGCTGAACTGGCTGGTGGCCGCCAGCTTTCTGACGGGTCTCGCAAGCGTCGCGCCGCAGTTGCTGACGCCGTTCGCGGCGCAGCTCGCGGGACGGCAGCAACGCGGCGAAGCCGTCGGCATCGTGATGTTCGGCTTGCTGTGCGGCATCCTCGTATCGCGCTCGATCTCCGGCTCGATCGCGCAGCACTTTGGCTGGCGCAGCGTCTATTGGCTCGCGGCTGCGGCGATGCTCGTGCTGGCCGCCGTGCTGTCGCGGACGCTGCCGCGCGCGCAGCCGACGTACAAGGGCACATACGGGCGGCTGATGGGCTCGCTATGGACATTGTTCCGCGAAGAGCCGCTGATCCGGCAGACCTCGGCGATTGCCGCGCTGCAATTCGCCGCCTTCAGCGCGTTCTGGGCGACGCTCGCCTTTCATCTGCGCGCGATGGATACGCACTTTGGAAGCGAAGTCGCGGGACTGTTCGGGCTGGTCGGCGTAGTCGGCGCGCTCGCGTCGACGAAAGCGGGCAAGCTGATCGACCAGCGCAATCCGCGCCTCGTCGTGCTGGCAAGCGGCGTCATCTTCGTCATCGCCTTCGCGATCCTCGCGGCCACGGGCCATACCGTCGCCGGACTGGTCGCGGGCGTGATCGTGCTCGATCTGGGATTGCAGAGCGGACACGTCGCGAACATGGCGCGCAATATGAGCATCAAGAGCGATGCGATGAGCCGCATCAACACGCTCTACATGACGATCCGTTTCGCGGGCGGCGCGCTCGGTTCGTCGCTGGGCATCTGGGCGTGGAGCATCTGGCAATGGCCGGGCGTATGCGCGGTCGGTCTCGCGCTCGGCTGCATGTCGCTGTTGATGCAGGCGAGGCCGCGCGTCACGCGTGAACCGCTGCGGGAATGA